aggaaaaacaaataaagaGGTTAATGAAGAAAAGGAAATTTATAATGAACATAGTGAAGATGATGAAGACGAGGATGAAGAAGATGAGGATGAAGAAGACGAAGATGAAGAAGATAGTGATGATGATAGTTATACaagtgaaaataatgaacatGAGAAAAGAATGGATTTTATGCAGGATTATACTGAtacaaattatgaaaatttgtATGGTAATAGTATTGAAgggataaaaaataataagtatggcaatttaagttttaataaGAAAGGAACTAATAAAGATGAACAATCCACATTTCGAAATAAGGGAATGGAAGATAGAACAAATGAATTATccgaaaaagaaaaaatggcAGCAGCTTTATTTAATGGTTTAGTATCAAATAATACATCTGTTTTtgattcaaaaaatatttattctcaaaattttacaaataaaaaaagctTATCTATATCAAATAGTAATAAGAACGatttaaaacataataaagatagtagtaataaaattagtgtaaaaaataattcttttGAAGAAAGTAAAAATACTGTAAACCCCACAAATCAGTATGATAATAGAATGACAAATAAACATGAGGAACACGATCCTTCAGCTTCCATTATTACCAGAAggaatttaaataattccaATAAATTAGGGGACCCctccaaaaaaatatattcatatgaCATGATCGATTTGAATGAAATGCCAGAAAGTAGGGATATCACattagaaaataatgaaaacaaGGAGAAGGTGAGAATAATAGAAACGAGACACGAAACATAGCACTATGAAGTTTCGGAAATAAGacacacaaaaaataatacatatatatgtataattttatatttgtgtacatttttcactttttttataaaatgttttttatGTGAATATCTGTTTTTATTACCATTTCCAGGATAAGGGCATGTGGAATGATATTGAGAATCAGAAAAAAGCTGTGTTTTTGAATAAGTCCAAGTTGAGCATTTTCCAAACAATTAAGAAGTTTGAGGTATAGCTTAACTcctttttcataaaatatgcattaatttttcaaaaatttaaatgaattattttaGCATGTTTATGTTCGTAagttattaatatatattatatttaattttacaGACAAATTTGGATTCTAATGTAGTTGATGTTAGCAAAACTGAAGCTTTGGTTTCATGTATGTATAACAACCATAaagttttaataaaaataaaaatcgaagacaataaattaatttttttaataaaatctCATGAGAAAAAGTAAGTCAAAAAATTGAAACTTAATTATATGGTGATGCTAGAAAGAGTATAAAATATCATTTGAATTAATATGACacatgcatatttttttttttttttttttcagtatAATTGATCCTGTTGTCGATATCCTGCGAAATTTGtttcatttataaattatacgtatatatgatatactttatatatttaaaaagtgCGAAATTCGCATTTATATCTTACTTTTATGctttacttttttttgttaaattatTTAGAAATAATCgactatatttattttgttttagtgaaatatattttaagctatcttttataaaacatattatatttttgatacATAAAAATGTGTATCCCAAACTTATGAGCATTATCTAACATGtgtctatatatataataatcaaTCTTTAATTAAGgtaaaataacaattatttTGGTTATCTCAAGAAATTAATGGggagattaaaaaaaatatatatttataaatttctttttaatAGTGAAAGCATATTCGGGGAAATTATGttttcatcatatttataatacataaaaatgtaaatttttttcagtaaaattaaaaagtaaaaaatattgaaaataatttaaaaatatatttaaaaatatatgtatttatattgttgTTACAAAGAGAGAgttttgaattatttaaccATACTTTAAGACTCATTGAAGcttgtaaaatattttttttgttctcaTGATccaataattaaaaaaaaaaaaaaaaattaattttccGGCACaaagataataaataaatgtgaaaaatagtaatatatataataaattccATGAAATGTATTAACAATAATTGTGcgcattataatatatttttactttttacatagatgattataatagctcattttctttattttttaatggaactaaaaaatatttaagttACAGGGCTTTTACggatatataaaattgaaaaaaaatatttaagataaaattgtgaaaaaataaaaagctaTGACTAGTTTAAGTGGGTATAATACACATTAGAAACTTAtgtatactttttttttcacatttaatTTTGTCAAGCTCCCATAgtgtaaaataataataattaaagcAAAATTATATAAGGGTAATAcatacaataaaataaatatttgtaaatttttcCAAATTTTAAGATTATGaccatttattataattttaaaacaatttaaaaatttgtaaggaaatatatatatgtacgtttggttatataatatattttttcatatcttCTATTTGTATGTATATTTGTTAAGACTTAAGTAAAATGATTATTAGTAAAAAGTTTTgggataatgaaaatgatgccCCTATTTTAAAAAGGAACTCAAATTTTATTAGTAAGGATAATTATGAGGATGCATGTAAGCGTGCTGgccaattttataatataatgttaAACTATATAAAGGATGAGATAAATGTTGAGACAACAAATGAATGTAATGATAAAGAgatattaagaataataagATTGGATGCGGAAAGAACATTTacaaatgaagaaaatagaACATTATTAATTGAAGTGTTAAAATCTATATATCCAATAGTAAATGATTATCATCAAGGTATGTCATTTGTTTCgtcatttttattactttttttaaaaccaAAAGAAGTCACAAAAATAGTAATAGGTTTACATAAGCATTATTTACAAGGTTATTTTAAAGCTATGCCTAAAGCATATGTACGGGATTCAAGAGTTTTTTTAAGCATACTAAATAAATTTCATTCAAATTTATATGAACatatacaaaatttaataaCGCCTGAAGCTTTTGTTTCGAAATGGTTTATTGGTCTAAATGTACATGTTTTAACATTTGAATCgcttatgttattttttgaacaattattaaaagagggtgaaatatttttattcaaatatagTATATCATTGTGTAGATCATTAGAAAAAGAAATCATGAAAACAAAAGATGTTTCGAGATTACTTGCACTATTACGATTGGATGCGACTATCTTTCCAAATGACTATAAGCAGtctgaaaatgataaagtaggtgatttttttataaacataataaaaaatgcttCGAAAATTGATATGACTAATATAGATTTAGATAAACTAAGAGATGAAGCATCCGAACAAATGCAAATAGAAGAAGAgcgaagaaaaaaaattgaaatgGAACGATCTTTAAGTGATGACGAAATTATTTTCTCTGATGAGATAGAAGATGAAGAGAGTGACGACGGCAGCGAAAGTGACAACAGTAGCAAAAGTAGTAAAAGTGGAAAAAGTAGCGACATGAAGGAtgataaaatagaaaaaagaGAGTGTGATATTTAGTGGTAACGAATGAGAAGAATGGAAAGAAAATATGAGTAACAGTAGTAATGGTTATAGTACAAAAATAGGAAAGGGGCTTATCAAACTTGTATAAACACATTTGCTATATTAGGGACGAAATTATACTGGATAATTAAtcgttaatttttttgaagttGTAATTTGTATAACacaaatgtatatatgttcTTATGAcgggaataaaaatatgtacattaTATTCCTATCTATACATATGCACCTGTTTATAAGGACATATATATACGTGTACATTTTGTTTATtgttttaattgcatataatgatacatatttacatttttgtttgaaatttatgtatttttactattttatataatttgataatGCTTAAAGACTATATTTAAACATGTTTTATTGAagtaacatattttttatgttaattttttaaggTTAAGGGCAAACtatcattaattttaaatttataaccatttaaaactatatatattttaaatgctTGAATAGTACATCACATAACTATATAAAGTTATGAAATAATGTTTTTTAGtagcataatttttattaagccACCAAGagcattaaatatatatgcatgtatatattttttttaagggGTTATTTTGtgcattttatattaattactatttaatatatatataataaatagtaaatgtttattttattaattgtattttgatctatactttaaaattcaTCTGTTTGGTCGTTGTTTTATagtaaaatttaaaaaaatagtagtaataaaataaatatacgaATGAACggtatacatataaaatatatatatactcaCCACGTACACATACATATCGAGggatgaataaaaataattattcttCTGTTTTTTGTAATCTGGCTTTGGCGTTAATAACGGAAACATTCATTTGTTTTGCTCTTTCAATTATTTCTTTTCTCTTTTTACTTGAAACATTATGAGCAATTTCAACACAGTATTTGTTGTTATTCATAATTAGAGGTTCCATttctttaacattttttacaatgtatttatatttattatttggtAATAAATGTCGTGTTTTCTTATTACTTCCATATCCAATACTTGGCATTAAGTTGGTTCCTTTATATCTTCTTCTTACACGGCAATCAATACCTCTTGGTTTTCTCCATGCAGGCTGTTCGTatattacaaataaaaaaaatgaaataaatgtacatatagtaatatgcatatgaattcatatatgcacacatacatatatataaatccatataattattagtatattttaaaaatgaagtCAACATTGTTATGTAGTTGTATAGCATAATAAAATCATGAATTATTGtacttttaaaaatttaattttatatattttgtcaaaaattaagaaaatcAAATagtattctttattttgaCAGTATTATGAACATATATAGTTACATTGTCagtatgtatatgtatgtatatttgtacttatttattaaaaatttggaAGCTTACCTTAACACGCATAAACCTATTGGACTGAAATCGAGTGAACTTCTTAGTTCTCTTTTTAATGATTTTTCCAACTTTTTTTACTGCCATTTTATTCtatgattattataatatatttaatatttgaaaaaaattattttggtttttattttaaataataaaaaattttaattatttttatgttttcccttatatgttaatatctctatattttttttattttttttttattatttttgtgttTTTACTTTAtacttctttatttttttcctaaagtttttatttttattttcttctacAAGTTgctaaaaatatgtttatatttaacataggtttatgtaaaaaattaagttcctaaattatatgaattaaaaaaaaaaaatcgtcATTGTA
The Plasmodium yoelii strain 17X genome assembly, chromosome: 4 genome window above contains:
- a CDS encoding ribosomal protein L32, which encodes MAVKKVGKIIKKRTKKFTRFQSNRFMRVKPAWRKPRGIDCRVRRRYKGTNLMPSIGYGSNKKTRHLLPNNKYKYIVKNVKEMEPLIMNNNKYCVEIAHNVSSKKRKEIIERAKQMNVSVINAKARLQKTEE